The Vicinamibacterales bacterium DNA segment AGACGCTGCGGTCCCGGCTGGAGCTGAGTGCGGACGGCCGGCAGCGGCTGGCGTTCGCCCGTGCCCTGCACGAGCGCCGCATGTCGGTCAGGGCTGGGATCGCACCCGCGCCGCCGGTGTCGCCGCCACTGCCCGCGAGGTCATGGGCACTTCCGGCGTGGCTGCCGATCGCGGCCAGCGTGGTCCTGGCCGTCGGCCTCGGGTACTTCGCGATCGAGAACCAGCAGCTCCGGCGCGCGCTGGACGATCGCACGACGCCGCTGCCAGGCGAACCCGTGCCGGCGCCAGCGCCCGTTCCCACACCGTCCCAGGTGTCCGTCACCGTGGTGCTCGATCCCCAGCGCACGCGAGGGGCGGCGGACCGGCCGTCCGTCGAGCGACCCGCGGGCGTCGAGGTGATCCACCTGGTGCTCCCGGTGGCGGATGACGCACCGTCGTTCGACGTGCGGATCGAGACGAGCCCGGGCGGGGTGCTCGTGTCCGAGATGGCCGGGGCCACGAAAAACGCGACCGGGGCCGTGGACGTCTGGGTGGGTGCCGGGCTGCTGCCCGCCGGCGACTACGAAGTGCTGCTCTCGGCCGTGCGCGGCGCCGATCGCGAGCTGGTGGGCCAGTACGCGTTCCGCATCACGGCCACGCCGGGCCGGCCGTCACCGTAGCGGCTTCGCCTGCGCGGTGGACGACGGAGTCGTGGGGGCCGCGGCGCCGAGGAGCACCCACGCCGCCCAGTCCCTCGGGTGCCGCCACCGCGGGTCCGCGCGCATCGCCCGCTGCGCCTCGCGGAAGGCCGATTCCGGCGCCAGACGGCGCGTGAGCAGGCCGTCGTAGAACCGCGTCATGAACGCCGCCGCGGCGCGGTCGTCCACGGCCCAGAGGCTGGCCACCACGCGGTCCGCGCCCGCGCGCAGGAAGCCGCTGGCGAAGCCCACCAACCCCTCGCCTGCCACGGGTGCGCCAAGCGCCGTGTTGCACGCGCTCAGGACGACGAGTTCCGCGTTCAACGACAGGCCGTAGACGTCGAGCAGCCGCACGGCGCCGTCCTGCCCGCGGCCCCGGCCATCCACGCGGGAGAGCTCGATGGTGGAGAGCTGGGGGAACCGCTCGTCGATGACGGCGTGGCTGGCCAGGTGCAGGTAGCGGTAGCGCGCGAGCGAGCCGTCGAGCACCCTGGCGCGCGTGGCGTCGAAGTCCAGGAGGAGCGCGGACCGGCCGGGCGCCCGCTGCTCGATGGCACGGGCTTCCTCGCGGGAGAAGCGGAGGCGCAGCGGCGCCTGCGGATCGGCGCCCGCGCCCCGGCGATCGGCGGCGAGCCGTCCATCGGCCGCGGAGTAGACGGGATCGGCCACGACGGCGATGCGATCGGCGGGAGCGGGACGATCGAGCCGCCGCTCGCGGAGGGCAGCCGCCACGGATACCGAGGGCGTGGCATCCACGGCGAACGCGGCGACCAGCGGCGCGCGTCCCGACGGCTGCGGCAGCGCCGCGAATGGCACGGCGTCCAGGAGGCCATCGCCTACCACGAGCAGACGCGTGCGCCCGGTCAGGAGGCGCGCGGCCGGGTCCAGAAGCGTCGCAGTCAGTGCGCGGCCGCTCGCGGCGAGCGCGGCGTCGGCCCTGGCGTCGTCCGCGCCGGGGGGAGCGGAGACGGCGGTGATGAAGCGCCGCACCAGGGGCTCGAGCGCCGAGCGCCCGGGCACCTCGAATGAAACGACCTGGGTGGACGTGAGCGCCCAGGCGTACCCATGAGCGTCGCCAATCGCGAACTCCAGGAGCACGGTGTCCGGCTCGAGGAGCGCGCGCGCCTCGTCCGCGCCCAGCACGTCGGGGTCGTTCACGGGGACATCGTGGCGTCGACGGCGCTCGGCGCGCAGGCGGTCGGCCCGCTCGACGAGGTCCCGAAGCTCGCGTCGGGCCGCCTCCACGCGAGCGGTTGGCGTTGAGGCGTCGCCGAGGAGCCGCGTGAGCCGGGCCGCCTTCGACCCGATGCGTTCGGCCGTGCGGCGGAGGTCGAGCGCGAGTTCGTCGTTCGGCGCGCCTGGGCCGGCGGGCGACGCTGCCGCCACCATGTCGAGCAGGCGACGGGCCCGGCGGCGCTCGCTGACGGTGAAGGCCCGCGCGTCGAATCCCGCGGAGGGCTCGATGCGATGGAGCGCCATCAACGTGGCGATGGCCCGGTCGTAGAGCGGCCGATCGGACGCGAACACCGACAGGTTCAGGCTCTCGGCCTGCTGGTCGCGCCTGACTGCTTCGATGCGATCGAGCGCCTGTCCGATGGCGGCCTCGGCGGCCGCGCCGTCGGCCAGCCGCGCGTGCACCTCCGCCAGCGTGATGCCGACGCGCCCGGCCTCGGCGCGATCCTCGACGGCTTCGAGCGCCGCCAGCGCGTCCACGAGCGCGGTGCGTGCCGAATCGGGGCGTCCCGCGGCCAGGTGCACGGCGCCCAGTTCCGCCAGCGACCGGCCGCGCTCGCGGCGATTGCCGATGGCGTCGAAGATGGCCAGCGCGTCCCTGGCGCGCGTGGAGGCGTCGTCGAGGGCGCCGGTGCCGCGCGCGAGGCCGGCCATCCCCAGGAGCGCCAGCCCTTCCTCGCGCCGCAGTCCACCCGCTCGCGCGAGCTCGAGCGCCGTGTCGTAGCTGGCGGACGCATCCCGAGCCTCGTCGGCGTCCACCTGGATGGCCGCCGAGAACAGCACCGTCTGCACCTCGCCGCGACGATCGCCCTGCTCTTTCCAGAGCGGCCGCGCCCGACGCAGGAACTCCAGCGCCCGGGGCCGATCGCCGAGCCGCGCGTAGGTCTGGCCGAGCTCCTGGAGGGCGAAGGCCTCGCCGCGGCGTCCTCCCGTCTTCTGCCAGATCCCGAGCGCCTCTTCGAGCAGGCCCAGCGCCGTCTCCAGCTCGCCCACGTTGGCGTGCGCCACGCCCAGGTTGTGGAGCGTGTTCGCCGTGGCCTGCGCCAGGCCGAGCCGCCGGCGCTCCGCGAGCGCCTGGTCGAGATAGCCGATGGCGGTCCGGAACTCGCCCTGGCTGTTGGCGAGCGCCCCGAGGTTGCTCACCGTCTGTGCGGCGCCCACGTCGTCACCGATGGCCCGCCGCAGCGCGAGCGCGACCTGGTAGCTCGACTCCGACTGCTCGGACTCGCCGAGGTTCGCGTTGAGGATGCCCGCCAGGTTCAGCGCGTCGGCCTCGGCCCGGCGATGCCCGGAGGCGCGCGCCAGATCGAGCGCGCCGTCGATGGCCTGCCGCGCATCGGCCTGCCGCGTCTGCGCGATGGCGAAGCCGGCGAGCTCCACGAGCGCATCGGCCTGAATCGCGGCGTCGCCGGCCCGTCCGGCCAGGACGCGCGCGGCCTCCAGGGCCGTGCGCGCCGGATCGACGCGTCCCGTCGCGCCCAGGAGACGCCCGAGCCGCACGCCGGCATCCGCCTCGCACACGACGTCGCCGGCCGCGTGGCACCGCTCACGGGCATCGACGAACGCCTTCTCGGCCTCGGCCGTCCGCCCCGCGTCCGCGTGGAGCGCGCCGGCCAGCTCCAGCGCGCGGACGTGGAGTGCGACGTTCCCGGCCTGCCCGGCGAGCGTGGCCGCGCGCGTGGCATCGGTCAGGCGGTCGCCGGCGCCGGACCCGGACTCGATCAGTCGCTCGGCCTCCACCGACAGGCGATCGGCGTCGCTTGCGGGTCGGCGTTCGACGAGACGCACCGCGATCTCGCGCGTGGCGCTTGCCTCGGTGGACGACACGCGCATGACGACATCGCCAGCGGTGGCCGCGATTGCCGACCAGACGACGGGCGTCCGATCGCCGCCGGTTCGGGTCCGCGTCTCGTCTCGTGGCGAGGATGCGCTCGGATCGCCGGGGTACTGAAGGACGCTTCGAACGAGCGCGCCGCCGGTGTCGACCACGATGCGGACGAAAGTCCCGGCTGCCGCGTCCACGGCGAACGCCTGCGATGCGCCTGGGACGAGCGCGATGATGCGTGCGCTTCCGGGCTCGAGCCTGGTGGAGGCAGGCGGGCCCTGGTCCTGCGCGCGCGCCAGGAGGGCGGGCGCAACGGCCAGCGCGAGCACGAGCGCTCCGGCAAGCGCCAAGCGCCAGCTCGTCACTCGCGAGAAAGTCGGGACCTGGCCGGACTTCGGAGCCGGGCGTGACGTTTCCCCGTCGCGACCCACCTCGGGTGACGGCCTGTGTGCGCGCCGCGCGCACGGTCCACGACTGGAGGCCCCACGATGCACCGGCACGTCCGCAGCGCGCTCTTCGTCCTTGCGTGGTTGCCCGCCGTTCACGCGGCCGCGCAGCCGCCCGTCATCCTGTCGACCTCGAAGGTGCGGGTGCGTGCCGACAACCACTTCGGCGTGGCGAAGCAGCACGATATCACGGTGACTTCGTTCGCCGGCGCCTTCGGCGACGCGGTCGTCGACACCGAGATGGGGACGGCGGCGATCGCGAACAACACCGCGTCTTACGATTTCGCGCTGTCTGGCACGACGGCCACGTTCGACATCCAGAGCACGCAGAGCCACTCCGTGGGCTCGACGGGCAACCTGTCCGAGGGCTTCATCCAGTTCACGCTGGCCGAGCCGTACCTGTATGAGGTGTCCGGCCAGTGGCTGGGCACGAGCGGCGATGCCGGCGACGGCTACCAGCAGCGCACGTTCATCCGGCAGTTCGTGTCGCCGTTCGCCACGCAGTATTTGGAGGACGAGACGCGCATCGGCACGGTGGGCGCGCTGTACGTGAACCAGGGCAACGACACGGGCGGCGGCACGTTCAACCAGTTCGGGCCCGGCGTGGGCGTGCTGCCGGCCGGCACCTACGAGTTCAACTACGAGCTGGAGACGGCGGACAAGGACGTGGACCAGGCCTCGCCGATGTCGGCCACGGGCCGCGTGCGGCTGGTGCTGAGAAAGCCGCTTGCGCCCACGCGGCTGCAGGCCACGGTGACCGGATCATCGGTGCTCATCTCGTGGCTGGCGTCGCCCGACGCGACGTCGTATCAGCTGGAGGCCGGCACCACCACGGGCGCCGCGAACCTGTTCGTGGGCGACATCGGCGCCGGCACGCAGCTCCCGGTCACGGTACCCCACGGCATCTACTTCGTGCGGCTGCGGACGAAGCGCGGCGCCCTCATCGGGCCCGCCACGCCGGAGCTGACGTTCACGGTGGGCACGCCGACCTGCACGGCTCCCCCGCCGGCGCCAGCCGGTCACGCCGTGGCGACGGGCGGTCCGCTGGTGGACCTGGTGTGGGGATCGTCGCCGGGCGCGACGTCGTATCTGCTCGAGGCCGGCACGGCCACGGGCATCGCGAACCTGGCGTCGGTGGATCTCGGCAATCGCCTGTCGTTCCAGGTGACGGCCCCGCCGCTGTCGCTCTTCACGCGCGTCCGCGCCGTGAACGCGTGCGGCATGAGCCCG contains these protein-coding regions:
- a CDS encoding CHAT domain-containing tetratricopeptide repeat protein — protein: MALAGALVLALAVAPALLARAQDQGPPASTRLEPGSARIIALVPGASQAFAVDAAAGTFVRIVVDTGGALVRSVLQYPGDPSASSPRDETRTRTGGDRTPVVWSAIAATAGDVVMRVSSTEASATREIAVRLVERRPASDADRLSVEAERLIESGSGAGDRLTDATRAATLAGQAGNVALHVRALELAGALHADAGRTAEAEKAFVDARERCHAAGDVVCEADAGVRLGRLLGATGRVDPARTALEAARVLAGRAGDAAIQADALVELAGFAIAQTRQADARQAIDGALDLARASGHRRAEADALNLAGILNANLGESEQSESSYQVALALRRAIGDDVGAAQTVSNLGALANSQGEFRTAIGYLDQALAERRRLGLAQATANTLHNLGVAHANVGELETALGLLEEALGIWQKTGGRRGEAFALQELGQTYARLGDRPRALEFLRRARPLWKEQGDRRGEVQTVLFSAAIQVDADEARDASASYDTALELARAGGLRREEGLALLGMAGLARGTGALDDASTRARDALAIFDAIGNRRERGRSLAELGAVHLAAGRPDSARTALVDALAALEAVEDRAEAGRVGITLAEVHARLADGAAAEAAIGQALDRIEAVRRDQQAESLNLSVFASDRPLYDRAIATLMALHRIEPSAGFDARAFTVSERRRARRLLDMVAAASPAGPGAPNDELALDLRRTAERIGSKAARLTRLLGDASTPTARVEAARRELRDLVERADRLRAERRRRHDVPVNDPDVLGADEARALLEPDTVLLEFAIGDAHGYAWALTSTQVVSFEVPGRSALEPLVRRFITAVSAPPGADDARADAALAASGRALTATLLDPAARLLTGRTRLLVVGDGLLDAVPFAALPQPSGRAPLVAAFAVDATPSVSVAAALRERRLDRPAPADRIAVVADPVYSAADGRLAADRRGAGADPQAPLRLRFSREEARAIEQRAPGRSALLLDFDATRARVLDGSLARYRYLHLASHAVIDERFPQLSTIELSRVDGRGRGQDGAVRLLDVYGLSLNAELVVLSACNTALGAPVAGEGLVGFASGFLRAGADRVVASLWAVDDRAAAAFMTRFYDGLLTRRLAPESAFREAQRAMRADPRWRHPRDWAAWVLLGAAAPTTPSSTAQAKPLR
- a CDS encoding fibronectin type III domain-containing protein, which encodes MHRHVRSALFVLAWLPAVHAAAQPPVILSTSKVRVRADNHFGVAKQHDITVTSFAGAFGDAVVDTEMGTAAIANNTASYDFALSGTTATFDIQSTQSHSVGSTGNLSEGFIQFTLAEPYLYEVSGQWLGTSGDAGDGYQQRTFIRQFVSPFATQYLEDETRIGTVGALYVNQGNDTGGGTFNQFGPGVGVLPAGTYEFNYELETADKDVDQASPMSATGRVRLVLRKPLAPTRLQATVTGSSVLISWLASPDATSYQLEAGTTTGAANLFVGDIGAGTQLPVTVPHGIYFVRLRTKRGALIGPATPELTFTVGTPTCTAPPPAPAGHAVATGGPLVDLVWGSSPGATSYLLEAGTATGIANLASVDLGNRLSFQVTAPPLSLFTRVRAVNACGMSPVSNEAAFTVACVGPPAPGQFRFTRAGGNVTLSWQASLGASSYALAVGTAPGASNLFAGNLGPLTSLTFPANVLPPGIYYFRVAGVGPCGQGPAATELVITLP